The Streptomyces sp. RKAG293 genome includes a region encoding these proteins:
- the rpsD gene encoding 30S ribosomal protein S4: MARYTGADCKRCRREKQKLFLKGSKCESAKCPIEIRPYPPGEHGRGRTKDSEYLLQLREKQKCARIYGVLEKQFVNYYKEANQKSGKTGENLLRILEIRLDNVVYRAGFAKSRDHARQLVRHGHITVNGRKTDIPSARVAVNDIVEVRESSRQMTPFVVAAAEAGEKTVPAWLESIPSKLRILVHSLPERPVIDTQVQEQLIVELYSK, encoded by the coding sequence ATGGCGCGTTACACCGGGGCCGACTGCAAGCGTTGCCGTCGGGAGAAGCAGAAGCTGTTCCTCAAGGGCAGCAAGTGCGAGAGCGCAAAGTGCCCGATCGAGATCCGTCCTTACCCCCCGGGTGAGCACGGCCGCGGGCGCACCAAGGACAGCGAGTACCTCCTTCAGCTTCGCGAGAAGCAGAAGTGTGCCCGTATCTACGGTGTACTCGAGAAGCAGTTCGTGAACTACTACAAGGAAGCGAACCAGAAGTCCGGCAAGACCGGTGAGAACCTTCTGCGCATCCTTGAGATCCGTCTCGACAACGTGGTCTACCGGGCCGGCTTCGCCAAGTCCCGTGACCACGCCCGTCAGCTGGTTCGTCACGGACACATCACCGTGAACGGCCGCAAGACCGACATCCCGTCGGCTCGCGTGGCTGTGAACGACATCGTCGAGGTTCGTGAGTCCTCGCGTCAGATGACCCCGTTCGTGGTCGCTGCCGCCGAGGCCGGCGAGAAGACCGTGCCCGCGTGGCTCGAGTCGATCCCGTCGAAGCTCCGGATCCTCGTGCACTCGCTGCCCGAGCGGCCTGTTATCGACACGCAGGTCCAGGAGCAGCTGATCGTGGAGCTCTACTCCAAGTAG
- the rpsM gene encoding 30S ribosomal protein S13 gives MARLSGVDLPREKRVEIALTYVFGIGRTRAQETLKNTGVNPDIRVRDLAEEDLVKLRDYVDANFKTEGDLRREVQADIRRKVEIGCYQGLRHRRGLPVHGQRTHTNARTRKGPRRAIAGKKKPGKK, from the coding sequence ATGGCACGCCTTTCCGGCGTTGACCTCCCGCGTGAGAAGCGCGTGGAGATCGCCCTCACCTACGTCTTCGGCATCGGTCGCACCCGTGCCCAGGAGACCCTGAAGAACACTGGTGTGAACCCCGACATCCGCGTTCGCGACCTTGCCGAGGAAGACCTCGTCAAGCTCCGCGACTACGTGGACGCCAACTTCAAGACCGAGGGTGACCTCCGTCGCGAGGTGCAGGCCGACATCCGCCGCAAGGTGGAGATCGGCTGCTACCAGGGTCTGCGTCACCGTCGTGGCCTTCCGGTCCACGGTCAGCGCACGCACACCAACGCTCGTACCCGTAAGGGTCCGCGTCGCGCCATCGCCGGTAAGAAGAAGCCGGGCAAGAAGTAG
- the infA gene encoding translation initiation factor IF-1 yields the protein MAKKQGAIEIEGTVIESLPNAMFRVELQNGHKVLAHISGKMRMHYIRILPDDRVVVELSPYDLTRGRIVYRYK from the coding sequence GTGGCCAAGAAGCAAGGTGCCATCGAAATCGAGGGCACCGTGATCGAGTCTCTCCCGAACGCGATGTTCCGGGTAGAGCTCCAGAACGGTCACAAGGTCCTCGCGCACATCAGCGGCAAGATGCGTATGCACTACATCCGCATCCTTCCCGATGACAGGGTCGTTGTGGAGCTGTCTCCCTACGACTTGACGCGCGGACGGATCGTCTACCGCTACAAGTAG
- a CDS encoding adenylate kinase has translation MRIVLVGPPGAGKGTQAAFLAKNLSIPHISTGDLFRANISQGTALGKQAKSYMDAGNLVPDEVTIGMAKDRLDEPDTEGGFLLDGFPRNVHQAEALDAYLVERGIALDGVLDLEVPEDEVVKRIAGRRTCRLDSAHTFHITYKQPKVEGVCDECGGELYQRDDDSEATVRNRLAVYHRETEPIIDYYKQQDLVATISALGPVAEVTQRAMDALKSNKSA, from the coding sequence ATGCGAATCGTCCTCGTCGGGCCGCCTGGGGCCGGCAAGGGTACGCAGGCTGCGTTCCTCGCCAAGAACCTGTCGATCCCGCACATCTCGACGGGCGACCTCTTCCGCGCGAACATCAGCCAGGGCACCGCCCTGGGCAAGCAGGCGAAGTCCTACATGGACGCCGGCAACCTGGTGCCCGACGAAGTGACCATCGGGATGGCGAAGGACCGGCTTGACGAGCCGGACACCGAGGGCGGCTTCCTGCTCGACGGATTCCCGCGCAACGTGCACCAGGCCGAGGCGCTCGACGCCTATCTGGTCGAGCGCGGTATCGCGCTCGACGGGGTCCTGGACCTGGAGGTCCCGGAGGACGAGGTCGTCAAGCGGATCGCCGGCCGGCGTACCTGCCGCCTCGACTCGGCGCACACCTTCCACATCACGTACAAGCAGCCCAAGGTCGAGGGCGTCTGCGACGAGTGCGGCGGCGAGCTCTACCAGCGGGACGACGACTCCGAGGCGACCGTGCGCAACCGCCTCGCCGTCTACCACCGCGAGACCGAGCCGATCATCGACTACTACAAGCAGCAGGACCTGGTGGCGACGATCTCGGCGCTCGGTCCGGTCGCGGAAGTCACCCAGCGGGCGATGGACGCACTGAAGAGCAACAAGAGCGCGTAG
- the rpmJ gene encoding 50S ribosomal protein L36, translating into MKVKPSVKKICDKCKVIRRHGRVMVICDNLRHKQRQG; encoded by the coding sequence ATGAAGGTCAAGCCGAGCGTCAAGAAGATCTGCGACAAGTGCAAGGTGATCCGCCGTCACGGTCGGGTCATGGTCATCTGCGACAACCTGCGCCACAAGCAGCGCCAGGGCTGA
- the rpsK gene encoding 30S ribosomal protein S11 yields the protein MPPKGRQGAVKKVRRKEKKNVAHGHAHIKSTFNNTIVSITDPSGNVIAWASAGHVGFKGSRKSTPFAAQMAAESAARRAQEHGMRKVDVFVKGPGSGRETAIRSLQATGLEVGSIQDVTPTPHNGCRPPKRRRV from the coding sequence ATGCCTCCGAAGGGCCGTCAGGGCGCAGTCAAGAAGGTGCGCCGCAAGGAAAAGAAGAACGTCGCTCATGGGCACGCCCACATCAAGAGCACGTTCAACAACACGATCGTCTCGATCACGGACCCCTCGGGCAACGTGATCGCTTGGGCCTCTGCCGGCCATGTCGGCTTCAAGGGCTCGCGCAAGTCGACTCCGTTCGCCGCGCAGATGGCCGCCGAATCGGCTGCCCGTCGCGCGCAGGAGCACGGCATGCGCAAGGTCGACGTCTTCGTCAAGGGTCCCGGCTCCGGCCGTGAGACCGCGATCCGCTCCCTCCAGGCCACTGGCCTCGAGGTCGGCTCGATTCAGGACGTCACCCCCACTCCGCACAACGGATGCCGCCCGCCCAAGCGCCGCCGCGTCTGA
- a CDS encoding DNA-directed RNA polymerase subunit alpha, with protein MLIAQRPSLTEEVVDEFRSRFVIEPLEPGFGYTLGNSLRRTLLSSIPGAAVTSIRVDGVLHEFTTVPGVKEDVTDVILNIKQLVVSSEHDEPVVMYLRKQGPGVVTAADIAPPAGVEVHNPDLVLATLNAKGKLEMELTVERGRGYVSAVQNKQQGQEIGRIPVDSIYSPVLKVTYKVEATRVEQRTDFDKLIVDVETKQAMRPRDAMASAGKTLVELFGLARELNVDAEGIDMGPSPTDAALAADLALPIEELELTVRSYNCLKREGIHSVGELVARSEADLLDIRNFGAKSIDEVKAKLAGMGLALKDSPPGFDPTAAADAFGADDDVDAGFVETEQY; from the coding sequence ATGCTTATCGCTCAGCGTCCGTCGCTGACCGAAGAGGTCGTCGACGAATTCCGCTCCCGGTTCGTGATCGAGCCGCTGGAGCCGGGCTTCGGCTACACCCTCGGAAACTCCCTTCGCCGCACGCTTCTCTCCTCGATCCCCGGCGCCGCTGTCACCAGCATCCGGGTCGACGGCGTTCTGCACGAGTTCACCACCGTGCCGGGCGTCAAGGAGGACGTGACCGACGTCATCCTCAACATCAAGCAGCTCGTCGTCTCCTCGGAGCACGACGAGCCCGTCGTGATGTACCTGCGCAAGCAGGGCCCGGGTGTCGTCACCGCCGCCGACATCGCGCCCCCGGCCGGTGTCGAGGTGCACAACCCCGACCTGGTTCTGGCCACCCTGAACGCCAAGGGCAAGCTGGAGATGGAGCTGACCGTCGAGCGCGGTCGCGGCTACGTCTCCGCCGTCCAGAACAAGCAGCAGGGCCAGGAGATCGGCCGTATCCCGGTCGACTCCATCTACAGCCCGGTGCTCAAGGTCACGTACAAGGTCGAGGCGACCCGTGTCGAGCAGCGCACCGACTTCGACAAGCTGATCGTCGACGTCGAGACCAAGCAGGCCATGCGCCCGCGCGACGCCATGGCGTCGGCCGGCAAGACCCTGGTCGAGCTGTTCGGCCTGGCCCGCGAGCTCAACGTCGACGCCGAGGGCATCGACATGGGCCCGTCCCCGACGGACGCCGCTCTGGCCGCCGATCTGGCGCTGCCGATCGAGGAGCTCGAGCTCACCGTTCGTTCGTACAACTGCCTCAAGCGCGAGGGCATCCACTCCGTGGGTGAGCTCGTCGCCCGCTCCGAGGCCGACCTGCTCGACATCCGCAACTTCGGTGCGAAGTCGATCGACGAGGTCAAGGCGAAGCTGGCCGGCATGGGCCTGGCCCTCAAGGACAGCCCGCCCGGATTCGACCCCACCGCCGCCGCCGACGCCTTCGGCGCCGACGACGACGTGGACGCCGGCTTCGTGGAGACCGAGCAGTACTGA
- the rplQ gene encoding 50S ribosomal protein L17, with protein MPQPAKGARLGGSAAHERHLLANLAKALFEHGRITTTEAKARRLRPVAERLITKAKKGDIHNRRQVLATITDKSIVHTLFTEIGPRYENRPGGYTRITKIGNRRGDNAPMAVIELVEALTVAQAATGEAEAATKRAVKEDTLKKDDAVEAKSDEVVEDAKPAEKADEESKDA; from the coding sequence ATGCCTCAGCCCGCCAAGGGTGCCCGTCTGGGCGGCAGCGCCGCGCACGAGCGTCACCTGCTCGCGAACCTTGCGAAGGCGCTGTTCGAGCACGGCCGCATCACCACCACCGAGGCCAAGGCGCGTCGTCTGCGTCCGGTCGCGGAGCGCCTCATCACCAAGGCGAAGAAGGGCGACATCCACAACCGTCGCCAGGTGCTGGCCACCATCACCGACAAGAGCATCGTGCACACGCTCTTCACGGAGATCGGCCCGCGCTACGAGAACCGCCCCGGTGGCTACACGCGTATCACCAAGATCGGCAACCGTCGTGGCGACAACGCCCCGATGGCGGTCATCGAGCTGGTCGAGGCCCTGACCGTGGCCCAGGCCGCCACCGGTGAGGCCGAAGCCGCGACGAAGCGCGCGGTGAAGGAAGACACCCTCAAGAAGGACGACGCCGTCGAGGCGAAGTCCGACGAGGTCGTCGAGGACGCCAAGCCGGCCGAGAAGGCCGACGAGGAGTCGAAGGACGCCTGA
- the truA gene encoding tRNA pseudouridine(38-40) synthase TruA, translating into MSDEVEPGFVRVRLDLSYDGAEFSGWAKQRTRRTVQGDLEAALQTVMRLREPVSLTVAGRTDAGVHARGQVAHLDLAEDVWAEHGEKLLRRLAGKLPQDVRVWRVAVAPRAFNARFSAIWRRYAYRVGDQQAGVDPLLRGHVLWHDRPLDVDLMNEAAGKLLGEHDFAAYCKKREGATTIRKLLDLHWERTPEGIAVATVRADAFCHNMVRALVGSMLLVGDGHRPAEFPGEVLAGGVRNSAVNVVRPHGLTLEEVGYPADDQLAARNLLARNLRTLPGCL; encoded by the coding sequence GTGAGCGACGAGGTGGAGCCCGGTTTCGTACGGGTGCGGCTGGACCTGTCGTACGACGGGGCCGAATTCTCCGGCTGGGCGAAGCAGCGGACCCGGCGCACCGTGCAGGGCGACCTGGAGGCGGCGCTGCAGACCGTCATGCGGCTGCGGGAGCCGGTCTCGCTGACCGTGGCGGGCCGTACGGACGCGGGGGTGCACGCGCGCGGCCAGGTCGCGCACCTGGACCTGGCCGAGGACGTGTGGGCCGAGCACGGCGAGAAGCTGCTCAGGCGGCTCGCGGGGAAGCTCCCGCAGGACGTGCGGGTGTGGCGGGTCGCCGTGGCCCCGCGGGCCTTCAACGCCCGGTTCTCGGCGATCTGGCGGCGTTACGCGTACCGGGTCGGCGACCAGCAGGCCGGGGTCGACCCGCTGCTGCGCGGGCACGTGCTGTGGCACGACCGGCCGCTGGACGTGGACCTCATGAACGAGGCGGCCGGGAAGCTGCTCGGTGAGCACGATTTCGCGGCGTACTGCAAGAAGCGCGAGGGTGCGACGACCATCCGCAAGCTGCTCGATCTGCACTGGGAGCGCACGCCCGAGGGGATCGCCGTCGCGACCGTGCGGGCCGACGCGTTCTGCCACAACATGGTGCGGGCGCTGGTCGGCTCCATGCTGCTGGTCGGGGACGGGCACCGGCCTGCGGAGTTCCCCGGCGAGGTGCTGGCCGGCGGGGTCCGCAATTCCGCGGTCAATGTGGTGCGCCCGCACGGGCTGACGCTGGAGGAGGTCGGCTACCCCGCGGACGACCAGCTCGCGGCCCGCAACCTGCTGGCCCGCAATCTGCGGACGCTGCCCGGCTGCCTCTGA
- the map gene encoding type I methionyl aminopeptidase: MVEIKTPEQIAKMREAGLVVAAIHRACGEAAVPGVSTKELDEIAAKVIAEHGAKPNFLGYGGFTGNICTSVNDVVVHGIPDRETVLKDGDLISIDAGAIIDGWHGDAAFTAFVGTGHAPELIELSRVTEESMWAGIAAMKKGNRLSDVSAAIEGYIRRQPRPASGKYGIVEEYGGHGIGSEMHMDPHLLNYVNKKRGRGMKLVPGVCLAIEPMVTLGTPHTHVLEDEWTVKSDDGSWSSHWEHSIALTEQGPLVLTAVDGGKAKLAEYGITAAPDPLA, from the coding sequence ATGGTCGAGATCAAGACCCCGGAGCAGATCGCCAAGATGCGCGAGGCGGGGTTGGTCGTCGCGGCCATCCACCGGGCGTGCGGCGAGGCCGCGGTTCCGGGCGTGAGCACCAAGGAGCTCGACGAGATCGCCGCGAAGGTGATCGCCGAGCACGGTGCCAAGCCGAACTTCCTCGGATACGGCGGCTTCACCGGCAACATCTGCACCTCGGTCAACGATGTCGTGGTGCACGGCATCCCGGACCGGGAGACCGTCCTGAAGGACGGCGACCTCATCTCCATCGACGCGGGCGCCATCATCGACGGCTGGCACGGCGACGCGGCCTTCACGGCCTTCGTGGGCACCGGTCACGCTCCGGAGCTCATCGAGCTGAGCCGGGTGACCGAGGAGTCCATGTGGGCCGGTATCGCCGCGATGAAGAAGGGCAACCGGCTCTCCGACGTCTCGGCGGCGATCGAGGGGTACATCCGCCGCCAGCCGCGGCCGGCCTCCGGCAAGTACGGCATCGTCGAGGAGTACGGCGGCCACGGCATCGGCTCCGAGATGCACATGGACCCGCATCTGCTGAACTACGTCAACAAGAAGCGCGGCCGGGGCATGAAGCTGGTGCCGGGCGTCTGCCTGGCCATCGAGCCGATGGTCACCCTCGGCACCCCGCACACCCACGTCCTCGAGGACGAGTGGACGGTCAAGAGCGACGACGGGTCCTGGTCCAGTCACTGGGAGCACTCGATCGCGCTGACCGAGCAGGGCCCGCTGGTGCTCACCGCCGTCGACGGCGGCAAGGCGAAGCTGGCGGAGTACGGGATCACGGCGGCCCCCGACCCGCTGGCGTGA